One genomic segment of Vibrio mimicus includes these proteins:
- a CDS encoding IS3 family transposase (programmed frameshift), producing MTRKRRNHSPEFKAKVALDAARGDKTVAELAQKYNLHANQISTWKKELLENAAMIFASENHSGKESSEEVDKLHAKIGQLTMENGFFGQSARSLDRAQRKSSLVKFTQLPIKRKCELLNIARSTAYYQPIGLSAEEIELRRMIDEIHLQYPFMGSRRIRSELAKKGHNVNRKRVVRIMRDMGIGAIYPKPRTTLANKAHKVYPYLLRDIEVTYPNQAWAIDITYIPMAKGFLYLVAIIDWYSRKVLSWRLSNTMDTSFCIEALEDALKHYGPPDIFNSDQGSQFTSTDFTQKLIDHGVRISMDGKGRWVDNVFIERLWRSLKYEEVYLKAYTTPREAELEIGHYMVFYNEQRNHQGLNDLTPDEVYFARQRYAA from the exons ATGACTAGAAAACGTAGAAACCACTCACCCGAATTTAAAGCTAAGGTGGCGCTTGATGCTGCTAGAGGTGATAAAACGGTCGCCGAGTTAGCTCAGAAATACAACCTGCACGCTAACCAAATCTCTACATGGAAAAAAGAACTGCTCGAAAACGCCGCCATGATTTTCGCCTCTGAAAATCACTCAGGAAAAGAGAGTTCTGAAGAAGTGGACAAACTGCACGCCAAGATTGGTCAATTGACCATGGAAAATG GATTTTTTGGCCAAAGTGCTCGGTCGTTAGACCGAGCCCAGCGAAAGAGTTCGCTGGTTAAATTCACCCAATTGCCAATTAAGCGCAAGTGTGAGCTTCTCAATATTGCTCGCTCGACTGCTTACTACCAACCCATAGGACTCTCTGCTGAAGAGATTGAATTACGCCGCATGATTGACGAAATTCACCTTCAGTACCCGTTCATGGGGAGTAGACGCATTCGTAGCGAATTGGCTAAAAAAGGCCATAACGTTAATCGTAAGCGTGTCGTTCGGATCATGCGAGACATGGGGATTGGGGCTATTTACCCTAAGCCCCGAACGACACTTGCGAATAAAGCACACAAGGTTTACCCCTACCTGTTGCGTGATATTGAAGTCACTTATCCAAATCAAGCTTGGGCGATTGACATCACGTATATCCCGATGGCTAAGGGGTTCCTGTACTTAGTGGCCATTATCGACTGGTATAGCCGAAAGGTGCTGTCTTGGCGGCTATCCAACACCATGGACACGAGCTTTTGCATCGAAGCCCTTGAAGACGCGCTTAAACATTACGGGCCGCCAGATATCTTCAACTCAGATCAAGGCAGTCAATTTACCAGCACCGACTTCACACAGAAGCTAATCGACCACGGGGTCAGGATAAGTATGGATGGGAAAGGCCGCTGGGTTGACAATGTTTTCATTGAACGATTATGGCGAAGCCTGAAATATGAGGAGGTTTACTTAAAGGCTTATACCACGCCTCGTGAAGCCGAACTTGAAATCGGTCACTACATGGTGTTTTATAATGAACAGCGTAACCACCAGGGACTTAATGACCTCACCCCTGATGAAGTTTACTTTGCAAGACAGAGATACGCTGCATGA
- a CDS encoding DUF645 family protein, whose translation MLDVPLGKFGFTKGSVIAVILLSLSRTLNRGQLNLYCFEFWLSTSQLLALDVCLFDAFA comes from the coding sequence TTGTTAGATGTTCCACTCGGAAAGTTTGGTTTCACAAAAGGCAGCGTCATCGCTGTGATCTTGCTTTCTTTGTCGCGGACTCTTAACCGTGGCCAACTTAACCTTTATTGTTTTGAGTTTTGGCTGTCAACTTCACAGCTTTTGGCGTTGGACGTGTGCTTGTTCGATGCATTTGCGTAA
- a CDS encoding GIY-YIG nuclease family protein, translating to MISFIKLLSIDTDIFDSKKIKFVRHKDSRHEYRELIKDRDELLKYQAEQSKNVFKDCEYIFSFFGLESSKALFIGVFKVGEIKSANDKFYYELTEVDGFDDYKDRVVINWGKAAISWHQWANENDKEVVEILPKGYLGNFPGLLNFALDFNELRMLSENTEANKDWFYNLSSVNGIYLILDRKTGEQYVGSAYGKNGIWQRWSEYARNGHGGNKLLRDLCERDANYHKNFRFTVLQTLPSNLSDNEVIAHETLYKEKLGTRAFGLNAN from the coding sequence ATGATTAGTTTTATCAAGCTTTTATCAATTGATACGGATATTTTTGACAGTAAAAAAATTAAGTTTGTTCGACATAAAGATAGTCGACATGAATACAGAGAGTTGATCAAAGATAGAGATGAGTTATTAAAGTACCAAGCAGAGCAATCAAAGAATGTTTTCAAAGATTGCGAATATATTTTCTCTTTCTTTGGTCTGGAAAGTAGTAAAGCGTTGTTTATTGGTGTTTTTAAAGTAGGGGAAATCAAGTCTGCCAATGACAAGTTTTACTATGAACTTACGGAGGTCGATGGCTTTGATGATTATAAAGATAGAGTTGTAATTAATTGGGGCAAGGCAGCAATATCATGGCATCAATGGGCTAACGAGAATGATAAAGAAGTTGTTGAGATTCTGCCTAAAGGTTATTTAGGCAACTTTCCTGGGCTGTTAAATTTTGCACTAGATTTTAATGAGCTAAGGATGCTAAGTGAAAATACAGAAGCAAATAAGGATTGGTTCTATAATCTCTCATCGGTCAATGGCATTTATCTAATACTCGATAGGAAAACTGGAGAGCAATATGTTGGCTCTGCATATGGTAAAAATGGTATATGGCAAAGATGGTCTGAATATGCACGAAATGGACATGGTGGAAATAAACTGCTGAGAGATTTATGTGAACGTGATGCTAACTACCATAAAAACTTCCGCTTCACAGTGTTACAAACACTACCTAGTAATTTATCTGACAACGAAGTTATTGCTCATGAAACTCTGTACAAAGAAAAGTTGGGCACGAGAGCTTTTGGGCTCAATGCAAATTAA
- a CDS encoding IS3 family transposase (programmed frameshift) gives MAKKKGPNFSPEFRLETAQLVLDQGYSQKEAAQAMGVGYSTIGKWVNQLREERSGKSPKAMPMTPEQIEIRELKKRIERLELEKEVLKKGYRSVDVGLHEHFSLIEKLNKSHRARYPVAWLCEVFGVQRSSYRYWLSRESQICPETVCLHSAIRQIHRESNGSAGARTIADIATARGFALSRYRAGRLMKKLELVSCQQPKHAYKKANQEHVDIPNRLDRQFDVVAPNQVWCGDVTYVWTGTRWAYLAVVLDLFARKPVGWALSHSPDSELTKQALSMAFEQRGRPKGVMFHSDQGSHYTSRSFRQLLWRYQITQSLSRRGNCWDNSPMERFFRSLKTEWIPEIGYRNFTEAKLAITQYILGYYSNIRPHHYNGGLSPNESERRYWLNYKPVASFT, from the exons ATGGCAAAGAAAAAAGGTCCGAATTTTAGCCCTGAGTTCCGGTTGGAAACGGCTCAGTTAGTGCTTGACCAAGGCTACTCCCAAAAAGAGGCTGCTCAGGCAATGGGCGTGGGGTATTCCACGATTGGCAAGTGGGTAAATCAACTTCGCGAAGAACGGTCTGGCAAGTCCCCCAAGGCTATGCCCATGACTCCTGAGCAGATTGAAATCCGTGAACTGAAGAAGCGCATAGAACGGCTTGAATTAGAAAAGGAAGTTCTAAAAAAGG GCTACCGCTCTGTTGATGTCGGACTCCATGAACACTTCTCGCTGATTGAGAAACTCAACAAGAGCCACCGGGCAAGATACCCGGTCGCCTGGCTGTGCGAGGTGTTTGGCGTCCAGCGCAGCAGCTACAGGTATTGGTTAAGCCGGGAGTCGCAGATATGCCCAGAGACGGTGTGTTTGCACAGTGCAATCCGACAAATCCACCGAGAGAGCAATGGCTCTGCCGGGGCCAGAACCATTGCCGACATCGCGACCGCTCGGGGTTTTGCATTAAGCCGTTACCGTGCGGGTCGGTTAATGAAAAAGCTGGAATTGGTCAGTTGCCAACAACCAAAGCATGCTTATAAGAAAGCCAATCAAGAACATGTAGACATCCCGAATCGGTTGGACCGCCAATTTGACGTGGTTGCGCCCAATCAGGTGTGGTGCGGCGATGTGACGTATGTTTGGACAGGCACTCGCTGGGCTTATTTGGCTGTGGTGCTGGATTTATTTGCGCGCAAACCAGTGGGTTGGGCACTGTCACACTCACCGGACAGTGAGTTGACCAAGCAGGCATTGAGTATGGCATTTGAGCAACGTGGCAGGCCTAAAGGCGTGATGTTCCACAGTGACCAAGGGAGTCACTACACCAGCCGAAGTTTCCGACAATTGCTGTGGCGTTACCAGATAACCCAGAGCCTGAGTCGCAGAGGAAATTGCTGGGATAACAGTCCTATGGAGCGATTTTTCAGGAGTTTAAAAACGGAATGGATACCGGAAATCGGCTATCGGAATTTTACCGAGGCCAAGCTGGCAATCACCCAATATATCCTGGGGTATTACAGCAACATCAGACCACATCATTACAACGGTGGCTTGAGCCCAAATGAGTCAGAGAGAAGATACTGGCTTAACTATAAACCCGTGGCCAGTTTTACTTGA